The nucleotide window GCAGGGAGCGCGCCATCGCAGTGCCCTCTGCCGGCCAGTTCATCTGCCAGCTGGTCGGCATCGTCGTGGTGGGGTGGGCGGGATGGAGCGGCGCGCAAGCGCTCCTCGTGGGCCAGACCGTCATTCTCGCCGCCGGCGCGGCCGCAGTCTCACGCCTCGCGCCCGCGCCGTCCGCCGCCCCGCACCGGCACGACGAGAGCCGGCTTGCGGCGATGCGGGACGGCCTCCGCGAGGTGGCGCGCTCCCGTATCGGCTCTTCGACACTTGCGGGGTTCTTGGCGCTCGGCGTAGAGTTGGGTCTATGGGATTGTTCCGCGTACGGGGGCGCCTGACTGGACCCACGGGCCGCAGCGAAGACGCCGAGCTCCTCGTCGACACTGGAGCCACGCTGCTCGTGGTCCCGCGCGAGCTGGCCGAGCGGCTGCAACTGGCGGTCCGGCGCTCCCAGCCGGTAGTGATCGCCGGGGGCCAGCGGGCCGAGTGGCCTGTGGCCGAAGTGAGCCTGTCCCTCAATGGCGCGGACGTCACCACGCCTTGCTTCATCGCGCCCGCTGGTCCCGCGCTCCTGGGCGCTGTCGCGTTCGAGAGCCTCTTCCTGGCGGTGGACCCTGTCGCGAAGCGCCTGATTCCCGTCGAGGGGTTCGTCGGCTGTTGACGTCGTAAGCCGCGACCCCCAGCTGCGGAGGCACAGATGCCCACGACAGCGGAGAGGCTGGACAGGATGGGTCGGACGTGCGATGAGCTGGCAGCCGCCATCGCGGGCCCATCGGAATCGGGCCTCGACAGGCGACCGACGGCGACGGCATGGTCTGCGAAGGACGTTGTGTGCCACCTGCGGGACGTGGAAGAGTTCTATCTCGGCAGGATCCAGCTCATCCTCGCCAACCAGGAGCCGACGCTCGTCCTCCTCGATCCCGACCGGTGGGCAGAAGACCGGCAGTACTCACGGAACGACGCGCTGGAGGCCCTGCGCGCCTTCCGCGCGCGGCGAGATGAGACGCTGAAGTTCCTGGGCGCGCTCACCGTGGAACAGTGGGAGCGAGGCGCGACGCACCCGATCCGGGGCCGGATCACGATCCGCAACATCGTCCATAGCATGGCCCGGCACGACGACGTGCATCTCGACCAGCTCAGGCGGGCGCTCGCCGGCTCTCCGTGACCGGAGCGGCCGGCGGGATGTCCTCAGCGCGGGCGGGTCGAGCTACGCTCCCGCCCTCGGGAGGACCCACAGGCCGGGCATGTAGCTCTGCTCGAAGGTCCCGTCGAGATGCCGGGAGACCACCGGGACGAGCTGCGGGCCGGGCTCGGCGGGGGTGATCCGGAGCGTGACCTCGAAGCGCACGATGTTGCGCTCCAGCAGCGTGTACTTCCGCCTCCCGGCCGAGAAGACGAAGCCCACCCACTCGGCCCCGGCAGGCGTCCCCAGGGTCTTGTGAAGATCGCTCACCAAGCTCGGGTCCGGGCGCAGGACGACTTCCCCGTCACCCACCCGTGCATATGCGAGCCGCTCGATCCGCTGGCCCTTCTTGATCAGGAGCCCGATCTTGTACCCGCGTTCATCCCACGTGACGAGGTGCGACTGAAGGTCGGCCTCGGTCGCCGCGGCGGGGCCAGCCAGAGCCCAGCAGACCCCTCCCTGCACCTCGAGCCCTGTCTTATCGTACGTCGAGCTGCGCTCGGGGTGGAACAGGTACCCGAGGTACATCTTCCGACGCAGGTCAGCGATGCTCATGTGATGGTCTCCCTGGCCAATTCACGCTCGCCGTGCCGGACCCAGGACGCCATGCCCAGAGCACCGAAGAGCTGGATGGCCGCCAGGACCTGGGCATGCGCCCTGTCTCGCTGGGCCGTCTTCACGTAGAGTCTCCCGAGCCCGAGATGGCAGTGGGCGGCCAGAGGCCGCATGCCGAGCTGCTCGGCTCTCTCGAGCGCCTGCCGAAAGAGATCCTCCGCTTCCCCGACGCCCGGGGGATGGCCACTCGCGGCAATCATACCCCGAAGACGCAACGCCCACGCGGCGAAGCCGCGCGCCCTGATGCCCTCCAGGAACTGGAGCGCTTGCGCTCCGAGCGCGGCCGCCTCGGCGACCTCGCCACCCATCAGCAGGGCCTCGCCGTGGGCGAGAAGCCTGACGCCGTGGCCGAGCGGGGATCCGGCCAGACCGATCGATTCCGCCTGTTCTGAGGCTTCCTCGAGAAGCTGCAACGCCTCCCCGAGGCGACCAGCCAGGACATACGCGGACGCCAGGGTCGACGCGATGTGGCGGAACCAGAGAACATTTGCGCCCCGGCTCAGCTCCACCGCGCGTTCCAGGACTCGGACGGCGCTCTCCGGCTCGCCCTTGCGCACGTGGACATAGCCAATTCCGAACCACGCGAGCGGCAAGCTCACCGTATGTCCGGCGCGCTCCGCGATCTCGCGGCCTTCCTCTGCGAGCGCCAGGCCTTCCTCGAACTCGCCGAGCTCGCTCAGCGCGCGTGCCGACGACACTCGCGCGTAGACGGAAGGCAGATTGGCCATGCCGAAGCGTTGATACACGGCGTCCCCTCGCAGCAGCCCGACGGTCCGCCGTCCGAGGTCGATCGCCTCCCGGAAGTCCGCGAGAGTGAAATGGGCCGAGGCGAGAAACGCTGTCGACGTGACCTGCCCGGCGAGGTCCCCTTGAGCCACTGCGATCGACAGGGCCCGCCGGCCGTACTCGAGCCCTTGCTCGGCGTCCCCGACGACCTGGAAGTAGTTCGTCAGGAATGAATGGACGAGCCCGAGTCGCCGCTGGTCGCCAAGCTCCACGGCCAGGCCTTCCGCCTCGCGCAGGCAGCCGAGGACCTCCGTGAATCGCCCGAGCGGAATCAGCGCATATCGTAGCTCGAGCCGGAGGTCAATGCCCGCCTCGACGGTCTGTCGTGTCTTGGGGAGACGCTGAAGCACGTCAAGCGCCCGCGCGAACCACGCGGCCGCCGCTTCCGGTGCCGAGTGGCTGAAGGCGCGCGCCCCGGCCTGACGGAGATATCCGAAGGCCTTTCCCCACAACTCTCCGTTCACCGCGTGATGTGCGAGGCGTTCGACGTGCTCGCCCAGCCGGTCGGCATCCTGGGTCTCGACGGCCTCGACGATCCGCGCGTGGAGTGCCCGGCGCTGCTCCTGCAGGAGACTGCCGTACGCCACCTCATGCGTCAGGGAGTGCTTGAAGGTGTACTCGAGTTCCGGGACGCGATTCAGGTCGTAGAGGAACTCCGCCGCCTGGAGGTGCGCGAGTCCGCGCTGGATCTCATCCTCGGGCGCCTCGACAATGGCCTGCAGCAGGCGGAACGGGACATCCTTGCCGATCACGGCCGCGGACTGGAGCAGCCGCTTTCCCGCCGGAGGGAGGCGATCGATCCGGTCCGCCAGGACCGCTTGCACGGTCGCCGGGACTCGGATCTTCGCGATGGCCCCCTCGAGGCGCTGCCGGCCGGGCACCCCGGCGAGCGCTCCCGTCTCCACAAGCGTTCGGACGGTTTCTTCCAGGAAGAACGGGTTCGCGTCCGTCCGCTCGATCAA belongs to Candidatus Rokuibacteriota bacterium and includes:
- a CDS encoding DinB family protein translates to MPTTAERLDRMGRTCDELAAAIAGPSESGLDRRPTATAWSAKDVVCHLRDVEEFYLGRIQLILANQEPTLVLLDPDRWAEDRQYSRNDALEALRAFRARRDETLKFLGALTVEQWERGATHPIRGRITIRNIVHSMARHDDVHLDQLRRALAGSP
- a CDS encoding aspartyl protease family protein, yielding MGLFRVRGRLTGPTGRSEDAELLVDTGATLLVVPRELAERLQLAVRRSQPVVIAGGQRAEWPVAEVSLSLNGADVTTPCFIAPAGPALLGAVAFESLFLAVDPVAKRLIPVEGFVGC
- a CDS encoding AAA family ATPase — encoded protein: MKCPRCQHENDAHARFCVECGARVIAKCPSCSADLLPGSRFCHRCGTPAGPGETAQPRFASPDSYTPRHLAERILAARSALEGERKQVTVLFADLKSSMELLADRDPEEARALVDPVLEHMIAAVHQYEGTVNQIMGDGIMALFGAPLAHEDHAVRACYAALAMQARIQRYTEEVRRVHGCEVQIRVGLHSGEVVVRAISNDLHMDYSAVGQTTHLAARMEQLALPATIRLTSETLRLAEGFVEVKALGPIPVKGLPGPVEVFELVGVPPTRTRLQAAVARGLTPFVGRQTEMEGVHRALQRTSAGHGQVVAVVGEPGVGKSRLFYEFIHSHRTQGWLILESRCVSYGTTTPYLPLTDLLKGYFRIGERDDPRDVREKITGKVLTLDEALQPAIPALLVLLDVPVEDPRWEMLDPPARRRRTLDAVRHLFVRESQRHPIILVFEDLHWIDAETQAFLDLLVDSIPAARLLLLVNYRHEYQNSWPGKSYCTQLRIDPLPRQNAEELLASLLGGGSRLASLKRLLIERTDANPFFLEETVRTLVETGALAGVPGRQRLEGAIAKIRVPATVQAVLADRIDRLPPAGKRLLQSAAVIGKDVPFRLLQAIVEAPEDEIQRGLAHLQAAEFLYDLNRVPELEYTFKHSLTHEVAYGSLLQEQRRALHARIVEAVETQDADRLGEHVERLAHHAVNGELWGKAFGYLRQAGARAFSHSAPEAAAAWFARALDVLQRLPKTRQTVEAGIDLRLELRYALIPLGRFTEVLGCLREAEGLAVELGDQRRLGLVHSFLTNYFQVVGDAEQGLEYGRRALSIAVAQGDLAGQVTSTAFLASAHFTLADFREAIDLGRRTVGLLRGDAVYQRFGMANLPSVYARVSSARALSELGEFEEGLALAEEGREIAERAGHTVSLPLAWFGIGYVHVRKGEPESAVRVLERAVELSRGANVLWFRHIASTLASAYVLAGRLGEALQLLEEASEQAESIGLAGSPLGHGVRLLAHGEALLMGGEVAEAAALGAQALQFLEGIRARGFAAWALRLRGMIAASGHPPGVGEAEDLFRQALERAEQLGMRPLAAHCHLGLGRLYVKTAQRDRAHAQVLAAIQLFGALGMASWVRHGERELARETIT